AAACGGCAttaacaattttaaaaaatatatattgaaaaGATCCTACGATTAAACATATATTCCACCAAAAAAATTCATAGGAAATAGAGGGATAAAGGTCGGAGACTTACTCAAAACATGGATTCAAAGAGAAAATCACCTAGAAATTGTCAAAAATCATTGTGGAAGCTTTGGATTTTTTGACTTCTTTCTCTCGATGTTCTTGACGCTTGAGTGGAAAAGTGATAAATGAGAGCAAAAAATGAGGGTTTTATAGGCAACGTAGGTATGTGGAAAAGTTGTCCTTTTTTCCTTGAGACTCGTGTAGCCATTGGTACAGATTTCTAGAAAAGGCAatcatgattttttattttttcatagcattgaaaaatgaaaagttatAAGTGTAAGAGGGAGATATTTGGATGGATCATAATATATTTTGCTCAAACGAAGTTTATCTAATGTTGGTCAGATTATGATTAATTTTGGGagaaaatgttatcccaaaaattacgCTTGATGATGTGACGTCCTTAAATGACACGTGGCAAAGAGGATTCTTATACGGTATCAATATTTGGCTAAAAGCAACGATCAGGACAAATGGATACATTACAAAAGCATTGTGATAGTAATACCGCTACTCGTAAATatgcaatttttttattaatatatatatatatatttggccgAATATGAAGTTGCTATTATATATCTTGAACAACTTATTCCATAAATATCCATTttgattgtatttttttttatcatttaagtATAAATATTGTGATAGAAAGATATCTAATGTTGAATGTCCATTAAGGTCATAAAGTCCATAAATACAAGACTGgatgactcttttttttttttttatgcacaCTTTATATATAGAAGGTCCAATATTTTGTATTATCTCTCAAGCTTAAGAAATTCGGTTGAATAGTTGTTCAGACCTTGAGTTTGAGATTCTATTAAGTAAAAGTATGAAGTAGAACTACTTCATTAACAATTCTTATGGTCAAACCACTATATTTTACTATCGAGCTCCTTAATCATTTGTCGTTGTTCATAACTGTTGTAAACAGAATATGACTCATATTTTACTTGAGCAAAATGAAAATAATGTTACACTTGACGACGACAATATTTCACACCATATACATACAATACAACTATCATTATTCGATACAAAATAATGGAATCAAAACCAATAAGACTGAAGCAATGCATTTATgctccaaaaaaaattaaagatggGAAAATGGGCTCGTCGTAGCAGCTTTATATACCTAAAATCCATTGCAAACaaaatctgaagaaaaaccaggttGATTAATTTAGAACATACGTTGACTTATTAACACTAGTGGTGGAGTCTTTAACCTTGTTTATTCACATGCTGAGATCGACCAAACCTCTTGACTACTGCAGCCATGTACTTGCCTTGATGCTCGGCAAGAGCCAGCTCTGTCTCACTTGGTTCCCTCGTGCCATCGCCGGAGAAGACTCCAGCTCCATACGGTGAGCCTCCTCTAATGGAGTCCATCTTGAACATTCCTGCGCCAAAGGTGTAACCAATAGGAACATAGATCATGCCATGGTGTGCCAGCTGAGTAATTGCTGTCCAACTGCAGCAAATATAAACCAAGCATTTTTAATGTCCAAGTAATGAACAAGAAGATTTGAGCCATATATCACTCTCGCACGCTTGTTAATCTCACTTTCAACTAGCAAGAGCTGAGAAGAGCCAAGGCAGCTTATTTCTATAATACGTTTACTAATCCAATCCAATGGAAGCAAATAAATAATCTTGTTTTCTACtcttttattgtttttattttattctgTGCGAGTGAGGAAGTCCTTGTAACATTTACATGGGCTCTTTTTATTATGATCCCTTCCCTCTTAAACACAACTCTTGATGAAAAAAGATAGGGTTGAAATTGAATCTATAGTTAACAAATAAGTGCATAAAAAAAGTATAACAGGACTAGGAAAATGCATTCCATTGAGACCGAAGTTAACGAAACTATTTGCTTCACACTCTAAAACTCTTGGAGTTGAACACTTAGTCTTCAGTTGAAAATTGTAACAACCTTCAAACTGCAACTGGTCTTTTCAACTCAGTAGTAATACCCGGAACAGAGCACTCTCTCTCGTGAGATCATAGACAAGACGAGAAATTCTCAACTCAAGACAGTGAGAGTCGTAAAGATAGTAGGATACTACCATAAAGAAAACTTATTAATAAAGAAAACGACAACAAAAAAGGACAACTCTTAAAACCAAACAAAGTGACCTCAAAAGCAAGCAAGAGAAACTGAGAAAGAACTCAATAAGCCAGTAACAGTCAAGGCATACTTACGCTGTCGTCTCTTGTCCACCGCCCTGCGTTCCGGTACTGCAAAAAAATCCGGCAGGGATGCCGGCGAGCCTCTGTTCTCGCCACGACTCCCCCGTCGAGTCGAAGAACGCCTTCATCTGAGCTGCCATTGACCCGTACCTCGTCGGGAATCCGAACAACAACCCATTAGCCTCCTCCAGCTTCTCCGCCGATGACATCACCGGTACCTCATCATCGTCAACCTTATCGGGTACCCTCATCTGTTCCAGTACCTCCTCCGAAAGCGTCTCGGGAACTCTGTACAGAAACGCTTGAGCTCCATCGATGGAGTCAACCCCCCTCTTCATCCTCCTCGCCAATACCTCTACATGACCGTACATTGAGTAAAACACTATGAAAATCCTGACGCTCCTTCGACCTTCGCCATCTCGTACGCCCCCAACTTGAACTGAGTCTGTGGTTTCGGCAATTGGGATTCCGTTTTGACCAGAATTAGGCTGATCCTTCTCTGGGTTTTGACGATCTCGATCGGGAACGTCTATGGCTTCCTTTTTCTTGCTCAGTACGCACCCACCTCCTTTACCCATTTACGAAATTGGAAATGTGTAATCCAAGCTTCTTTTTTCACAATATGTTACTTGACGAAGGTGATATCAATGAAGTAGAAGAAGGTGGGAATTGGGATTTTTGAATGAAGAAAAGGAACGAGCGTGAATGGCTCTTGATATTTGTAAAAGGAATTGGGGTCGCAGTTTGACTTTAAAGGTGGGCTCTTGCTGTCTAGCTCTGGACATAGTTCATCGCTGGCATGTTTtcagagtaaaaaaaaaaaagggatgtTGTTGTTTAAGGAGGGAGAGTTTAGTTGTAAAGTTGGAAGCATggataataaattaattattaaaattagctttttatatttttaatataaatctttattattttttaagaaaaaaaaaaatatatatatatatatgtcatttatatagtatttttttgtttttagatTCTTTATTTTTTGAGGAAATGAATTTTGAAGCTTTGGAGGGAGAAGGTCTTCCTCCATCTCTCTTTTTCCTTGAGCTCTCTCTTGCCAAATAAAAAGATTCAACCTCTTCTTCCACTACTCTCCCTTCATCCTTCTCAATCCACTCATCTCTCATTCCTACCAATTATAGTGTAAGATTGGAGGAGTGACTTGGAACAATTTccagaaaaagaaataaaaaagaggTTACTTTACACCCATTGAcgtcatttttcatcaacttaaatgaAAAGAGTATTAAACAATGATGTAAGAAATAAGGAAAGAACattaggatttttacgtggttcaatagttaaaatCTTCTTAGTTTACcggtcaatattattgattcgtgatactctctcaaagctttttcaaaGTAATTCAACAGAGTATTCTCAATACAATTTTGTGCGTAGTtacaaatgaaattccccaggctatttatagacctggttgaaagaatatcttccccttatttcggaaagttacaattcaaatttgaaataaatacaaataattgctttaattacataatatctcatgataattgggatttaatatcagataacaacaaatccctaaggaatagggatttcctaacaattGTTGTGTGCAAAGCGCGTTGCTGACCTCGAACGCAAGGTTTACacactttcgagatcgaccaacactTCGAGCTCGTTATTCTAGTCAGCCTCCTATTTAGCCAGTGATTTCATTGAGCTCAATCTTCGGAGACCAAcatcttcgagcttgcaactaaggctcgaataacacccatatgcatTGGAGAAGATTCATTCTTTtgagcttgatgcttaagctcgagccttttgaacttgtgctcgatcgccgacaagaacaagtcaggaatcatgcaaatttatacaagtgtccaGCTACTGCTTTTTATTTTCGAGCTTACGATTTACGAGCCTatatttcgaggctcatttatgacgGTGTCAAAATtcgggtgtaacattttgccccttcAAAAGtgttagttcgaatcctatgaaaaggaaacttttgaactccacttttCGAAAAAAACGTGTCACCTACCACACTTGAGTGTGGACATGCGTCACTTGGGGATTGCACACCAGGAGTACT
The genomic region above belongs to Humulus lupulus chromosome 1, drHumLupu1.1, whole genome shotgun sequence and contains:
- the LOC133798597 gene encoding probable NAD(P)H dehydrogenase (quinone) FQR1-like 1, which translates into the protein MGKGGGCVLSKKKEAIDVPDRDRQNPEKDQPNSGQNGIPIAETTDSVQVGGVRDGEGRRSVRIFIVFYSMYGHVEVLARRMKRGVDSIDGAQAFLYRVPETLSEEVLEQMRVPDKVDDDEVPVMSSAEKLEEANGLLFGFPTRYGSMAAQMKAFFDSTGESWREQRLAGIPAGFFCSTGTQGGGQETTAWTAITQLAHHGMIYVPIGYTFGAGMFKMDSIRGGSPYGAGVFSGDGTREPSETELALAEHQGKYMAAVVKRFGRSQHVNKQG